Below is a window of Anaeromyxobacter sp. DNA.
TGAGCTCGGCGCCGTTGGGCAGCCGGAAGTCGAGGGCCAGGGTGGCGCCCACCGGCTGCGGCCTGGAGGAGCGGATGAAGGCGCCGCCCTGCGAGAGGTTCTCGATGAAGTCCGCCTCCAGCTCCTGCTCGGTGGCGTACTCGATGACCGCGCGGGCCGCCGCGGCGGCGGGTGCGGCGGGTGCGGCGGCAGGCGCCGCGGCGGCAGGCGCGGCGACGGGCGCAGCCAGCCAGGCCGGCGCGGGCGGCGGCGGCGGGGCCGTGGTTTCCGGCGAGGCCGGCGAGGGCACCAGCACCTTCACCGGCGCCTTGACGTTGAAGCGGGGCGCGTAGCGCACGCCGCTGGCGGTCGGAGCGCGCGCCACCAGCCCCTCGTGCACGGCGGCTGCGCCGGCCGGGATGGCCAGGCCGAAGCCGGCAGGCAGGCCTGGCTCGGCGGCGGCGGTGGTGCGCACCGAGGTCACGCGGGTCTTCACGCCCACCGGCTTGTCGGCGCCGGGCAGGCGGAAGACCACCAGCACCTCGTCACCGGCCGGGGGCGCCATGGGGGCGGCGATGAAGAGCTCGCGCTGGTCGGCCTGGTAGCTCACGCCCTCCAGCCCGGCGCCGCCGAGGTCCAGCGCCAGCATGGGCCGGTCGAGCGGGTTGCGCCGGCGCGCGGCCGGGGCCCCCACGTCGGTGAAGAGCCGGGCGGTGCGGTCGAACAGCTCGGCCGGCTTGAGCCCCAGGAGCTTGAGCTCGCACAGCTCGAGGTGGGCGTCGAAGGCCTTGCGCTCGCCCTCGGCCATGCCACCGAGCGGGCTGGCGCGGCCGCCGGCGCGGGCCGACCAGAAGGTGAGCCGGGCCCTGGCCCGCTCGTCGAAGGCGTCGGCCAGGAAGCGGACCACCACCACCAGCGTCTTGGAGGAGGTGCGGTAGGCGAGGTCCACCTCGCCGAGCGCGGAGCCGAACAGGTGAGGGAACCCGCAGGCCAGCCGCTCGGCCGCGAGCAGGCGGTCACCGGAGGCCCGGACGAAGACACATGCGAAGTCGATGAAGCTCATGGCGGTGGCGCGGCGTCGGGCCGCGCGCTCCCCTTCGTGCAAGCAAAAGGCCGTCGAAATCCTGAGAGATACCGGCCGCGGACCCGGGATGGACGGACCCGGGGGTCAGTATACACCCGTGATGTGGACCCACCTCCCACGCCGGGAGGGCCACGGATCAGGGGCCGGCGGGGGTGCAGCTGCTGCCGGCCTGGACCACGGCCTGGCAGGTCCCGCCCCCCTCGACCTCCACCCGGCTCGACCCCGGCCCACCGGCCACGGTGCCGGTGACCGGGCCGGACGAGTGGACCAGGGCGATGGAGCCGCCGGTCACCTGCACCGTGGCGCCGGCCACCGGGTAGCCGGTGGCGTACACGGTGGAGCCGCCGGCCGCGACCAGCGAGAGCGACTCGCCGCCCTCGCCGCCCAGCGTCAGCCGGCTCGCCCCGCGCGCCTCCGCGGTGAAGGCCGCGGCCGCGGCGCCGGTCACCGAGACCCGCGCCTCGGCGGCGGCGACCACCCCGGCCAGCGCCGGCGCGGCCAGGCGCAGCCGCAGCGGGTGCACGGAGGTGAAGGTCTGGACGTCGATGCCGGTGATGAGCGTGCCCTCGCGCACCTGGAGCTCGACGTGGCCCAGCACGTTCTCGTCGCCGGTGATCACCGCCTCGGCCTGGTCCTCGCCGACGGCCACGGTGGCCTGGATGCCCAGCCCCACCACCACCCGCTCGAAGGGGGCCACGTCGAAGGTCCGCTCGGCGAACACGCCGTTCCCCTCCACGTGGGCGTCGCAGGCGGCCAGGGCCAGCGCCAGGGTGGCGACGGCCGCGGGGCGGAGGTGGCGGGGGCGCAGGCGGGGCGACGGCTGGCGAGGTGGCATCGGTGGGGGGCGCCCCGGCGTGGACGGCCGGGCGGTGGGCAGGCAGATACCACGGCCTGCGCACCCACCGCCCGTCTCTCTCCCGGAGAGGACCACAGGATGCCGGCCCCAGGTCACGGGCGCGTCACGGGCGCGGCCCCACCCGCCAGCACGGTCTCGCCCACCGCCAGCACCCGCACCCGCTCCGGCGGCAGGCCGCGCCGCAGCCGCTCCGCCTCGAGCCGACGCGGCGGCTCGTCGAGCGGCTCGTCGGTGAGCTTGAAGGTGCCCCAGTGCATCGCCAGGAAGGTGCCGGCGCCCAGCGCCTGGAAGGCGGCCAGCGCCTGCTCCGGGTTGAGGTGCTGCGCCTCCATGAACCAGGCCGGGTCGTAGGCCCCGATGGGCAGGAGGGCCGCGTCGAGCCGGGGGAAGCGCCGCCCGATCTCGGCGAACCCCTCGAACCAGGCGGTGTCGCCGGAGTGG
It encodes the following:
- a CDS encoding response regulator, translated to MSFIDFACVFVRASGDRLLAAERLACGFPHLFGSALGEVDLAYRTSSKTLVVVVRFLADAFDERARARLTFWSARAGGRASPLGGMAEGERKAFDAHLELCELKLLGLKPAELFDRTARLFTDVGAPAARRRNPLDRPMLALDLGGAGLEGVSYQADQRELFIAAPMAPPAGDEVLVVFRLPGADKPVGVKTRVTSVRTTAAAEPGLPAGFGLAIPAGAAAVHEGLVARAPTASGVRYAPRFNVKAPVKVLVPSPASPETTAPPPPPAPAWLAAPVAAPAAAAPAAAPAAPAAAAARAVIEYATEQELEADFIENLSQGGAFIRSSRPQPVGATLALDFRLPNGAELRAQAVVAFANANGMGVRFTLDPESEAALQAAIAHISARARRALVVDDDALVRRMLADALADRGFEVVTASDGQDGLRVLSEELLALDLLVTDVVMPNMDGEAFVKTIRRAGGEADLAIVVVTGKMEPGLEPRLEAAGADAVLDKALGPELVAQAADAVLERRRLSRG
- a CDS encoding DUF2807 domain-containing protein; protein product: MPPRQPSPRLRPRHLRPAAVATLALALAACDAHVEGNGVFAERTFDVAPFERVVVGLGIQATVAVGEDQAEAVITGDENVLGHVELQVREGTLITGIDVQTFTSVHPLRLRLAAPALAGVVAAAEARVSVTGAAAAAFTAEARGASRLTLGGEGGESLSLVAAGGSTVYATGYPVAGATVQVTGGSIALVHSSGPVTGTVAGGPGSSRVEVEGGGTCQAVVQAGSSCTPAGP